The Thunnus thynnus chromosome 1, fThuThy2.1, whole genome shotgun sequence nucleotide sequence agagactaaagaaacaagaaaatattcacatttgagaagctggaatcagagtacgtttttttcttaaaaaaattactCCAAGCagttaatcgattatcaaaataattgctgattaatttaatagcttgcaatttatcaattaatcgactaatcgttgcagacacagtaaagacaaaataaacaaatgacaaaattcCACTTTTAATGCCACCACTGATACAATTACTAAAATATCACCGCTGCTACCACTACTGTACCACAAAAACAAGAATCAAAAATAGCTTAGTTGACAAATCCAGACATACAAAAACTTATAAATGAAGGAAAACTAACAAAATGTATGTAGAGTGTGATTCATGGAGTGTTTAAAACGAGTTTCTACTTGCttctcatttctttttgtttcatacatcaACATCAGTCTGTTCTGTATCTGAACACAAATTATCCACGTGAGTCCTTTTTTTCACTTCTATTTCTTCTTGTAATCAGGCAGGAATTTCTTCCATTTCATATTctgcaaagagaaaataagaaaaaagattaaatattttCTACTCTCAATTAGATCAATATCTCTGCTCACAGTGTGTGACTTACATTTTTGCCCCAAGTGGATTTAGACTTCTTGGTCTTCATGTCCTCCAGCGACTCGTACATGTTCCCCTGCATGGCGGCGGCCTCCCCTGGGATCAGCTCGTAGGTGTCGTCGGGCAGAGCGGCAGCGGACGATGACCTCTGGGAGACCTTGGCGTACATGACATCACCCTGCTGAGCTGAACTCCCTACGGACGCCTGTGAGATGTCGTACAGCGGGTTGGACTTCAGCACCTCGTGATcctcactctgctgctctgaccTGGAGCTGCTCAGCCTGGGCTCGTGGAGTGAGTAGGTGTGGCAGGTGACCCTCTTCACTGGAGAGGGAGAATGAGATGTTGGCGTTGTGACAGAGGGGCTGCTCAGCTGGTTGGAgtattcctcctcctcctccatgttgCTGTTGTCCAGCCTTGGTAGAGATTTGCTTCTGCTCTCCACCTGTGTCCGCTCTGAGTGACCCGCAGGACAAACATCACCCGGATATTTTGTGTCTGTGGCGTTAAATGAGTTTCTGTCAGACATGAGCAGCGggtttgtgtttcctctgagtctctctgctctgtttgtgtcGCTCTGGGCATCGCTTGGATGTGATGTCGTATCGGGCAAAGATCCGCTCAGGGTGAAGACCAGAGGAATGCCTCTTTTTGGGAGTGGAGGTACaccctgaaacacaaaacaccaaaTCAGTGAGAACAGGGATGACAAAACAAGCTCAACACCACAAGGGCCATtaggagctttcaatcatatcacactGTCTTCCTCAGCAGAAGGAGTTTGCCCAGTTTGTAATTGCTGGTGTTGaaatttacattaatttaaGCACTTGAAGACTTTATTCTTCATTTGTTATCCTCATCAGCTTCCATAAAGTGGTAACAAGTCTTCCTCGGGTCCATACaagaatttcatttaaaataaaataaaactataataaaataggggtgcaactaacaattattttcgtTATTGTAATCTGTTggttattttctcattaatcaattagttgattggttctaaaaatgtcagaaaatggtgaaaaatgacgatTTCACTTTTCACCCAAAGTGACTCAAATGTCTTATTGCGTTCACCACCCAAAGATCagagaatcagagaattttttcatatttttcttaaaaaatgactcaaaatgattaatcgattgtcaaaatagttgctgactttttgactaattgttgcaactctacagtaaaacaagaaaaaccaaaacaagtcaaatataAAGATCATAAGATAGGTGAAATGACTCAACATATGACAGGGTAGACGAtacaaaattacaataaaaataaaaacaaaatattcaagatggaaacaaaagaaaatgaagccTTGTTGTTACGGCCTCAAGGCTCGAAGGCCAGAAGGACTTCGGTTTAAAGGTTGAgactgaaagttcattcttgaccttggaaacaacTATTTAATAAGGGTAACTTTACTAAAGGGGAACTTTAATAAACACATCCACATACACATTTCTGAAAaactgcctcaagtgatgtcacttgagtcagtaTTGGTCGCGGCTGACGACCtaaagtttgaaaagtaaagaaaactgGAGGtttggagttagaaagaagtgaccagacctctgtagctcctcatctctgctggaagCTGCAGCTCACATCTACATTAGCCACAACTAGCATCTAGCATAACACACCAAAATCTCTGAGTGTTGGTGGTCaggttgcattgtgggtaatgtaggcgccagggtttaaatgtgtggaataaaaaaagaccataagtctggttctgctgcatcgattttgattactttttttCCTAAACTGTCCGTTATGAAATCGAGGGAGATCTCTTTCAAATTagacaaacaagaaacaaatattttagtttaaaatctTCACACTAAACGGCCATCAAGATGAGGTGGTAGCTTCTTGCTCACTTCTTGCCAGTAGGCTTATTTGATCTAAATGGAAAGAAGAGTCTAACACTAGTTTTTTTATGACTGCCACTGAACCACTGAACACTCAGTTAACTATTAATATCTATATATCACTTATTTTTTAACCAGTTTATTTGGGTCCAATGTTTGTGAATGTGGATCTCTTTGTATGAGTGACAGAATTATTTTTGTCTTCACTCTTACTGTTTAATCACTACATCAAAGCACAAAGGAAGATTTTCATGTACGTACATGAGTGCTCGATAAACTAAAATATTCAAGTGTAGAGTGATAATGATGTTATCACATGCTGCCACAGAGCTGTTTGAGCTTTATGAATGAACATACAACTGAAATCAATGCTTCACCTATCAATGTCAGCAATGTGTTCTTTGTGTGAGCtgatatatatttgaaaatataaaaaaaatatttgaaagacAGTGGTGAAGTTTCTACACCCATAAATACTCACTGAACGACAATGATcataattacattattacaaTTCCTTGTAATTTCCTAGAAGTTGTCCTGGAAAGAATAATGTAATTGATGCtaattataagaaaaaatggTAATTTCCTTGCAAGAAAAGTTTGATTTCAAACCAaacccagatagcaaaattgttGCAGCCCAGATCTAAATATGATATGATTATCATATGAATATCATATTTCATTAATCATATGAAATATGATTAATGATTTGGGacatttgggccatatttgctattttacatgtggaccatttcaggctcacatccattttgtccgggCTAGAACTAGACCAGCagtgcctgaagtggcccacttccatATGCTATCTGGGAATAAATATTCCCTTATTATTCCACTATTATCATAGATGTTAAATTGTGTGCTTGTCTGTAGACTGTAGATTGGAAGTTTACCAATTGAAAATAACATATTATATAGTTATTTTCAGGAAACTTCTTGGAAGTTATTTgtaaatttactgtatatctgaaattacagacagaaagtgtacaatactgtatatgtgcCTGCAATTAAACTTAAATGTTTCCTATTAATAATTTAGTGTAATGTTACGTGTCAGACATTCACCTTAAATctaatcaaatatttttatgaacaaGTGTAGAACTCTTAGTGTCTTTATATGCAGCACAATTATCCAACGACGCTGTGTTGAACGTATTTCTAGGAAATGATAATCAGTCGGCTCCACCTTCCGTCTCACCTGAGAGAGGGACATTGCGTCCACAGACACAGTTCCTGTCAGCTTTCTGCTTTTGGATTTAGGTGGCAGTGCAGGTGGCTGCCCCGTGAGAGGGTCGATTTGTTGATGGATCCTTTGATTATTGATCGGGTCACTGTGATCATTCTTCTTGTCCCACAGGTTTCTCAGAGCTTGAACACTCACTCCTGATTTCTCTTTGTCGTTGTAATTCACCACGTCATACAGCTCACCTGTGtttacctgaaaacaacaaCCGCTGTTATTATGATTCCtttaaagcacattttggcTTCAACAAGGAAAACAGATGAGACATGGAAATGATGCAGGCACCAGTCAAATTAAACCAGTGTGGTAGCAGTTAAGGCTTTTAGATTTAGAAACTGTAGTGTctttgtgttattaatgtcagaaatatgcagctgtttttgtttttgtttgatgcAACTAATATACCAAATTATAATTCAAACCTACTGTCATTAAAATTATCAGTCTGTCTtataaaagcataaataaacaaactgtcCAAATAAAGCAACAAGAATGGATCCACACAACAGGATGGACGACATGTCATCATCACATTACTGTTGGAAATAAGCAAATCAAAaactttacaaataaaaataagacttttaCAGCATTATCtgtggtgtgttcagacagaatgcaaagAAAATTTTTCGCATGGTGTGATTACATACAAGATCAATGCAAATACGCACCCATGCAagttaaaaaaaggtttcaacTTGAGCTTTGTAATGTACTTCATGAAtgtacagagaggagaggaggaaaaggagagagactggagggaaataacagtcTTTACACCAACTAACTTTAAAGTCTACTagtagctctgtgaggctgtacttaggcacagtaGGCTACTGCTTTGAGCTAAAAGTTAATGTTAGcacgctaacatgctgatgttttaatgtttaccatattcATCATCtatattagcatgttagcattttaaaatgctgatgttttagcatgctaacatttgctaattagcactaaatacaaagtgagttgaggctgatgggttatttgaatacaaaccaaagtactggacaaagtgaaattttgacctggTGGTGTAGCTACAACAGTCAGGGCTTCACCAAATGTCTTATAATTAATAAATCTGTGGggtacatgaatgaatgaatgtttgtaccaaattttatggcaatccagttgttgagatgtttcagaaaaaaacaaaaccaacttCATGGTGGCACTAAAAGAATCACCCAAAGTCCAAAGGATTTAATCGTCTGGGGACCACggatgtctgtacaaaattttatgCCAATCTAACGAGTAGATGTGAAGATATTTTAATGGATAATTGTAAAACCTGTTGTACTAGGTGCTaaaagaaaagtcaggggatcgcCAATGCCAGTAGGATGGGGACCATGACTGTCTTTACAAAATGTCGAAGTAATCCatcatatttcagtctgaacaaaAATGATGGACCAGTCGACCGAccacagtgaaaaaacaaaacaaaacaaaactataaacCATATATATATTGATTATTAATGCTAACTAAGGGGACTTAAAATAAACCTCTCCATGGCTAACAGGCTCCTTCTCACCTGATTACAGCTGGAGGTCAGGTATTCTCCAAAGGGCTGGATGGGGCTGACCTTGTAGTGCTCTATCAACTCTGTGAGAGTGCGGTAAGTCTGGCAGTCTCCTGATATGACAAACAGTCCATCCTGGTCCTGGGTAATAACAAAATGGCGGCACCTGTCGAGACCCCTATGGAGGAAACACACAGGGGCAGTGAGACAGATCAGAAAGACCGTGAAGAAACAATACACCAATGTTTAACAGACTTGATTTGTCTCACTTGTAGGACAGGATGTAGCCAACGGCTTTATCACTGAGGCGAATGAGAAAACAGCCCAGAGCTTTATCTCTCAATAGATCTTCCGCATCCCTGGGGCAGAGAGCGAGACAGAACCAATTAAACAGACTTACAGGCAAATTAGATTTAAGAATAACACTGCCATGTTATGAAACCCCTCTCCAACTCGTATCTCTCTTTTATGCCAACGCTCAGAGGAAACAAAGATCAGTCAATGCTACGTCCATTCAATCCTATTAAACTGATGATTTTTCACCCTGCATGCTTATCCTTTATGTCAAGCTGAAAATCATCTGTTCCTTACctcaacagaaatgtaaaatcagGAGTAGGCAGTCTGTGCAAATCATGAATAAACAGTTTAAGTGGAACTACTCCTGATTTTTTGATTGTTGTCTTTAAGGATTCTGCACTTTTCTACAGTACTTAATACAAATGTTCCCACCAAATTGGAGttttttcagatatttaaaTAACCAGGGCCGTAGctaggattttttaaaaatgcactcCCCCCCAACCcttcagaaaatgtatttatttattaatttgtttggattttttcctgtttcattcAGTTAACTGTTTAAttctatattgtattttatatttgaagatCTAAACACTCCACACTACCAGGAATAAATTGGGGACACActtaatcattttatatttattttttgttggcCCAAAAGTAGTCATATCTATAAATATGTGGTAATACTGCAATAAAAGTATAGTACTTGAATAATTGTAGTTAGTTATATTCCACCACTGCATGACCTCAGTGCCTTCATAGGTAGCTACAGCCCTGCAACTAACAGGTAAACAGGTTTGGGAAAAACATAACAGCGTGCTGCAGAAATCTAttcaaataaaggcaaataaAATGCCACAATTTACTAAAACTCACAGGGCCAAAAACAAATGCAACTCTTATGACACAAACTTTCACAAGAAAAGTGTTATTTCTCCTGATTCCTATGCCAAACACTCATCTCTGTGTTGCTTACTTTCTTGCAGCGAAGCCTTGAAACCAGTCCGGGAAGTTTCCGTTGTGCAGGATGAGCGGCGCCTGCGTCTCAGTGAACCACCGCAGCACCAGCTCCTTCAGGCCTCCTTCTGATGTCTCCATCTGCAGGTCAACACCTGACTTCTTCTCCATCCTCACTACGTTTAGTCAGGAGCTGACAGAGCACTGGCACACCATGTGTGATCTCTGCTCGAATTACGTTTATCTCTCAAAAGGAAGGAAAGGTGCCTCATTTGACTATTTCCGTTGGGCGTCTCTTCCATCTGAAAAGCGGTATTGTTTCAGTTTATCTACCTGTGACTCCTTTGCCTCTCACTGACTGTTTCATTTTACTATCTGTGTTCCTTGTCCCAGATTCAGCTTCGACGGTTTGGTCACATACAGTAGTACATTTTATAAGTTTGTTGGTTTGATATACTTTTTACTTGACTTTGTAAGAAATGGAGGAGCTGATGTGGGAAGTAGGGACATGGGTTTGTGTGTACTTCTATTGATCACTGTGTGGAAACAAAAATCTGGTCACACAGTCAGACATATTATCAAGACTCACCCTTCAATTGGTATggtggccctgaggtgcaaaacacaaatatcttGGACAAAGCATaagaacaaaactaaaaacacaacaacaacatttcaaaaaatacatgaacaaatgtgaaaacacaacaacaaaaagaaatatagCTGTAAGTGGCAATTTGCGGGTTCAAACCTTTTTGTGGTCATCGGAAGGAAGCAGCTCAAATGGCCAAAATTAAAGCTGCGAGCATCAACGAGCGGGTTTCAGTCTCACGAGCGGGTGAGCAAACTCATTTCAGCTACTTTAATTCCGTTTACAGAAAGAGTGGTACCAATAACACACTTGTTTCATCATCAGAAAGCCTGCGGCATTTAAATGATTGCGCACTCAAAGTTTCGCCATTTGTCCCCCCTTCATCAGATTTGAATGAAACTTGATGTGTCTCCAGTGATTTTAATCAGTATTTCTCAAAGGCATCTTCAGTTATGAGCCAATATGTGCTAGGCCACGCCCACTTGCACTGATCAATATGGCGCTTCATATTTTGGTAAAATTCTGTCCACCAGGTTTTCAGATACATGTTTGTGGCAATTGTGGCGCACCCCATAAGTCAGGCTCAAAATGCTTTGGTAGACCCGGTCCTAATCCCGGACTGAACTTATGCTCCAAAATTTATGATGATCAGACAAATGGTTAATGAGTTATGGCTATGAGTAATATTTGCTAAGCTCCGCCCTTTGCAAAGATATGTTTTTCAACCGATCTTGCTCATTTATGATAGAAATGTGTATCTCCGTCCCACAATGCTGTATATATACAAAATTTGATGTTGACAgggtcaaaaaacaaaaagctctattaattttactgtttttcagtttatgcAAATTAGCAAAATATCCATCATGGTGGACTTTTATGGTCCAAGAGCTGATGGTTGTAGACCACATTGAGCTTAGTCAATCAGGCTTACAGTGTGAGGGGCATGGCCTTTCAAaaattgaattaattacagCACCACCGTCTGGCCAATTGGGCTCATATTGCTTGAGAAGCACATGCAAATTATTTCCAGTTATTGTGCCAAGTTTCATGTTCTTCACTCATTCCAACTTCCAACATTCCACAAcataacaacaaaacaggaaccataacattttagaaaacacaacaacaaaaacagagtcaaaaaagtcagaggatcaccaaagtcagtggcatacatcctctgggaaccatgaatgccTGTACAAAGTTTTGTGTCAGTCCATTCAGTAGATGTTGAgttatttcactgaaaagtgaaaactttgatcTGATGTGGTGccaaatgaaaagtcagaggatcatcatagtcattaagattcatcctctggggaccatgactGTCTGaaacaaatttcatggcaatccatcctgTAATTACTGAGATACTTTAGTCTGAACCAAAATGGCTTCAACAATCATTACAATCTACAATACAAAGTATTGGCTGCAGGTGGAGCTACATTAGTGGTGTTTTCAGTATTGAAGGGGTTCATTCTCTTGTGTTCATAAATTTTATGGCAATTACgtattacatttttcatgtgtgttgtttacaaaaaaattgGCGCTATAGAaggacaaacaacaaataaaggCTGGTTAAAAAACATTATCCTGGTTATCTCTGCAGCCCGGCAACCATTTGAAAATTTCTTAAGATTCATCATTTGGTGGCGATTAATATCCATTAATATCTTCAGCTGTTTTTATGGAAACTAAACCATTAGTTTGTCAGATTCCTTGGCatgtgaaaacagacaaaccaGAACATCTACTGCCATCACTCTCCTTTGAATGATGCTTAATCTCAGTTGTGGTTATATAAGCATGAAGTTGCTGGTGTTGATCAAACAACCTTATTGAAGAAGAGCGATTTTGTACTTGATTGGGACagaaataacattattttacatttctttaatttaaagAGGAGGAATGTAAGTGTAAATGGaaaatctgtgatgtttgtGAAAAAGTTGTGTTGATCGTGGTGGCGTTGGACACAGAGTCCAATGGACGTTCCAACAATTTATTGTAGTCAAAGGTGAATTAAATGGTTAACAGTTGGATGGCAATTGGTGAATGGTGGATGATCTTTTCTATACAAAggaatattaaaagaaaatattacagATCTGAATAGtataaaactaataataataataaataacacagagacagcgcaccatgtaacatgtagaagaacttcaaaggtgattcttgctttgcacctttcatttattgcctattttttacaacctaactttgtggaaaggagaaggggaa carries:
- the sh2d7 gene encoding SH2 domain-containing protein 7 → MEKKSGVDLQMETSEGGLKELVLRWFTETQAPLILHNGNFPDWFQGFAARKDAEDLLRDKALGCFLIRLSDKAVGYILSYKGLDRCRHFVITQDQDGLFVISGDCQTYRTLTELIEHYKVSPIQPFGEYLTSSCNQVNTGELYDVVNYNDKEKSGVSVQALRNLWDKKNDHSDPINNQRIHQQIDPLTGQPPALPPKSKSRKLTGTVSVDAMSLSQGVPPLPKRGIPLVFTLSGSLPDTTSHPSDAQSDTNRAERLRGNTNPLLMSDRNSFNATDTKYPGDVCPAGHSERTQVESRSKSLPRLDNSNMEEEEEYSNQLSSPSVTTPTSHSPSPVKRVTCHTYSLHEPRLSSSRSEQQSEDHEVLKSNPLYDISQASVGSSAQQGDVMYAKVSQRSSSAAALPDDTYELIPGEAAAMQGNMYESLEDMKTKKSKSTWGKNNMKWKKFLPDYKKK